A single window of Micrococcaceae bacterium Sec5.1 DNA harbors:
- a CDS encoding MFS transporter translates to MAAFFLITLQRLGGAGTFAVFGVLAILGFMFVHKFAPETKGRPLEEIQQYWENGGKWPEPVAAGQVPPQENTELAASR, encoded by the coding sequence GTGGCAGCCTTCTTCCTGATCACGCTCCAGCGATTGGGTGGTGCGGGCACCTTCGCAGTGTTCGGTGTACTGGCTATTCTCGGCTTTATGTTTGTCCACAAGTTCGCTCCCGAGACGAAGGGCCGCCCCTTGGAGGAAATACAGCAGTACTGGGAAAACGGTGGGAAGTGGCCGGAGCCTGTGGCAGCCGGCCAGGTCCCCCCACAGGAAAACACCGAACTGGCGGCTAGCCGATGA
- a CDS encoding GntR family transcriptional regulator, whose amino-acid sequence MSNMSSNATPAMPKYYLLKTELLASIAGEQPGTLIPTERALAEKYNTSRTTVRQAISELVAEGKLGRIQGHGTFVAPPKITHVRQLTSFSDDAKNQGLRPDSQLLSLATAKADIDVAAHMGLDDGAVVTRLERIRLIDGEPLAHEIAYLPGKLPRFKANLEKAGSLYTALADMYGIHISDVEDTVETALAGPEDVRLLGIEMGAPLLVVHRLARDAAGVPVEWTRSTFRGDRFRFVSRVKSGS is encoded by the coding sequence ATGTCCAATATGTCCTCCAATGCCACGCCGGCAATGCCCAAGTACTACCTCCTCAAGACCGAGCTGCTTGCCTCGATCGCCGGAGAGCAGCCGGGCACGCTCATTCCAACGGAGCGGGCGCTGGCTGAGAAGTACAATACGTCCCGCACCACCGTTCGGCAGGCCATTAGCGAGCTGGTTGCAGAAGGGAAACTGGGCCGCATCCAAGGGCACGGCACGTTTGTGGCGCCGCCAAAGATCACCCACGTGCGGCAGCTCACGTCCTTCTCCGACGACGCGAAGAACCAAGGCCTTCGGCCCGACTCGCAGCTTCTGTCCCTTGCAACAGCAAAGGCGGACATCGACGTCGCGGCGCACATGGGGCTCGACGACGGCGCTGTTGTCACCCGGCTTGAGCGAATCCGGTTAATCGACGGCGAACCGCTGGCCCACGAGATCGCCTACCTCCCAGGCAAGCTGCCGCGGTTCAAGGCAAACCTCGAGAAGGCCGGTTCGCTCTATACAGCCCTGGCCGACATGTACGGCATCCACATCTCCGACGTTGAGGACACCGTGGAAACGGCACTTGCCGGGCCCGAGGACGTCCGGCTCCTCGGGATTGAAATGGGGGCACCGTTGCTGGTGGTCCACCGCCTGGCACGGGACGCTGCAGGCGTCCCCGTCGAGTGGACGCGCAGCACGTTTCGCGGCGACCGCTTCCGGTTCGTCTCACGCGTGAAGTCCGGCTCCTGA
- a CDS encoding IclR family transcriptional regulator: MANSQSGESVIRRVVRLVGAFDDGHRTMSVAGLARRSGLPVTTTYRLVDELLAEGLLERETNSEVRIGTRLWELVSRCSRMVGLREAALPFMEDVQSVVQHSTTLGILDSDEVLYIERIGSRDSMVDITKVAGRLPVHGTSSGLVLLAHSPAAYQDLLLSRPLEKFTDATLTDPAELRRHLASIRQRGFASMPGIIVPESSGIAVPVFDRSNTVVAALSVVVPRNEENAAIRVPVLMTAARGISRALGWRGELKRTLRQSNGNI; encoded by the coding sequence ATGGCCAACTCACAATCGGGCGAATCCGTAATCCGCCGCGTCGTTCGCTTGGTTGGAGCTTTCGACGACGGACACCGGACCATGAGTGTGGCAGGTCTTGCCCGCCGGTCCGGGCTCCCCGTCACCACCACGTATCGTTTGGTCGATGAACTGCTCGCGGAGGGGCTGCTGGAAAGGGAAACCAACAGCGAGGTTCGCATAGGTACGCGGCTCTGGGAACTCGTTTCCAGATGTTCACGGATGGTCGGCCTTCGTGAAGCCGCGCTGCCGTTCATGGAGGACGTCCAGTCGGTGGTGCAGCATTCAACAACTCTGGGAATCCTGGATTCGGATGAAGTCCTGTACATCGAGCGGATCGGCTCCAGGGACTCCATGGTGGATATCACGAAGGTCGCAGGGCGCCTTCCGGTGCACGGGACTTCCTCCGGCCTGGTCTTGTTGGCCCACTCTCCGGCGGCATACCAGGACCTCTTGCTGTCACGGCCATTGGAAAAGTTTACGGACGCGACGCTCACCGATCCGGCTGAACTGCGCCGCCATCTGGCAAGCATCCGCCAACGGGGCTTCGCGTCCATGCCTGGAATCATCGTCCCGGAGTCCAGTGGCATCGCCGTTCCCGTCTTTGACCGCTCCAATACAGTGGTCGCAGCCCTTAGCGTCGTCGTACCGCGGAATGAAGAAAATGCGGCCATCCGCGTGCCGGTGTTGATGACAGCGGCCCGCGGCATTTCGCGTGCTTTAGGGTGGCGCGGCGAACTAAAACGAACCTTGCGGCAGAGCAACGGCAATATCTGA
- a CDS encoding SDR family oxidoreductase produces the protein METAAHSVPEGTARRVAGKVAVVTGGRGDLGSATARLLADHGAVVASLDRAGTGSRHGHPGVEEYDVDVTDESSVAEAVRQVTTDLGTPDVLVNAAGIIGPAGASHTATLEDFNVIFDVNVKGVWLMTKYVVPGMIHKKSGSIINFSSIHGITGGRNVPLYHATKGAVRLLSKSDAAAYGIHGIRVNSIHPGSMNTRMSQRSAEQSDIGPEAYYKQLVGGNPLPRQGEPDEIAYGVLYLASDESRFTTGSELVIDGGYTAV, from the coding sequence ATGGAGACTGCAGCGCATTCAGTTCCCGAAGGGACGGCACGCCGCGTGGCCGGCAAGGTAGCCGTGGTCACGGGCGGCAGGGGTGACCTGGGCAGCGCAACAGCCCGTTTGCTGGCGGACCATGGGGCAGTGGTCGCCAGCCTGGACCGGGCAGGAACGGGCAGCAGGCACGGGCACCCGGGAGTTGAGGAGTACGACGTCGATGTCACCGATGAGTCGAGCGTCGCGGAGGCTGTCCGGCAAGTAACCACAGACCTTGGCACTCCGGACGTCCTGGTCAACGCTGCCGGCATCATCGGACCAGCGGGAGCCAGCCACACTGCAACCCTTGAAGATTTCAACGTCATTTTTGACGTCAATGTCAAAGGCGTATGGCTGATGACCAAGTATGTCGTCCCGGGGATGATCCACAAGAAGTCGGGAAGCATCATCAACTTCTCCTCCATCCACGGAATCACCGGTGGACGCAATGTCCCGCTTTATCACGCCACCAAAGGTGCTGTCCGGCTCCTGAGCAAGTCCGATGCGGCAGCCTACGGCATTCACGGTATCCGGGTGAACTCCATCCACCCGGGTTCCATGAACACCAGGATGAGCCAACGCTCGGCTGAGCAGTCCGATATCGGCCCCGAGGCCTACTACAAGCAGCTCGTGGGCGGAAACCCGCTACCGCGCCAGGGCGAACCGGACGAAATTGCCTACGGAGTCCTCTATCTCGCCTCCGATGAATCCCGTTTCACCACCGGCTCTGAGCTTGTCATCGACGGCGGCTACACAGCTGTCTGA
- a CDS encoding FAD-dependent oxidoreductase — MKFLNGTRSDTYDVVVVGSGAGALTAAATAARAGKSVVVLEKTQLLGGTSAVSGGMLWVADNHHARAAGSAIPRTTPPATSGPSRGAEAGKNCWMPR; from the coding sequence ATGAAATTCCTGAACGGCACACGTTCCGATACCTATGACGTCGTAGTGGTTGGTTCCGGCGCAGGCGCTTTGACCGCAGCGGCGACTGCCGCACGGGCCGGTAAGTCCGTCGTCGTGCTTGAAAAGACCCAACTGTTGGGCGGTACGTCCGCAGTGTCCGGCGGCATGCTGTGGGTGGCTGACAACCACCATGCCCGTGCGGCCGGCTCAGCGATTCCAAGAACGACGCCGCCCGCTACGTCCGGGCCGTCGCGCGGGGCCGAGGCAGGGAAGAACTGCTGGATGCCGCGTTGA
- a CDS encoding Dabb family protein, giving the protein MIRHTVLFKFKPDFPALDKAAWIEGLDRMAGNVPGLLTLTHGPDILQHGRSFDYAIVADFNAVEDIEVYNTHPLHEPLKKYSFPNSEQIIAVDFQL; this is encoded by the coding sequence ATGATCCGCCATACGGTCTTGTTCAAGTTCAAACCTGACTTCCCAGCGCTGGACAAAGCCGCCTGGATCGAAGGCCTTGACCGGATGGCCGGCAATGTTCCTGGGCTGTTGACACTCACCCACGGCCCGGACATCCTCCAGCACGGGCGATCCTTCGACTACGCCATTGTGGCCGATTTCAACGCCGTGGAAGACATCGAGGTCTACAACACCCACCCCTTGCATGAGCCCCTGAAGAAGTACTCGTTCCCCAACAGCGAGCAGATCATCGCCGTTGATTTTCAGTTGTAA
- a CDS encoding MFS transporter — protein sequence MLSTTRQPQALRKTPRKAALASFLGSTLEYYDFFIYGSAAALVFGPLFFPSEDPAMGLIGAFATFGVAYVARPVGGMVMGHFGDKLGRKKVLLITLGVMGTASLGIGFLPSYSQIGIWAPILLVIGRLAQGFSAGGESAGASTLTLEHSPEGRRGFFTSFVMTGYASGMVLATLVFIPIAALPTEALMSWGWRIPFWLSIVVLAIAYWVRTHLDETPVFEEAKDRQAVAPMPIREVLRFQSGDVIRVVGMSIMSVMQTIFTVFGLSYATGSAGFDKASILTVNAVAIGLSMFVMPLAAKLSDRVGRRPLLLTAALGCSVTIFAYFAALSTGNIMLVFAAAFANMTLLYSCFNGIWPAYFAELFASPVRYSGMALGNQLGLVVAGFGPLIAGLLLGKGHDGWLPVAGFAVLCMLIAAVAAFFSRETARTPIDELGSPYWLGVAARKQ from the coding sequence ATGTTAAGCACCACCCGGCAGCCGCAAGCGCTGCGTAAGACCCCACGAAAAGCCGCACTCGCCTCTTTTCTGGGAAGCACCCTGGAGTACTACGACTTCTTCATCTACGGTTCGGCTGCCGCCCTGGTTTTCGGCCCGTTGTTCTTTCCGTCCGAGGACCCTGCAATGGGACTCATCGGGGCATTCGCTACCTTTGGAGTCGCGTATGTTGCCCGCCCGGTAGGCGGCATGGTCATGGGACACTTCGGCGACAAGCTGGGCCGGAAGAAGGTCCTGCTCATCACCCTGGGGGTGATGGGCACCGCGTCCCTGGGCATCGGTTTCCTGCCCAGCTACAGCCAGATCGGCATTTGGGCGCCAATCCTGCTGGTGATTGGTCGGCTGGCACAAGGCTTCTCGGCCGGTGGGGAATCAGCGGGCGCCTCTACCCTGACCTTGGAACACTCCCCGGAGGGCCGCCGTGGCTTCTTCACCAGTTTTGTGATGACCGGCTACGCCTCCGGAATGGTCCTCGCAACGCTCGTGTTCATCCCAATAGCTGCGTTGCCCACTGAAGCACTCATGAGCTGGGGTTGGCGCATTCCATTCTGGTTGTCCATCGTGGTCCTGGCCATCGCCTACTGGGTGCGCACACATTTGGACGAGACGCCGGTATTCGAGGAAGCAAAGGACCGCCAAGCGGTAGCACCGATGCCGATCCGCGAGGTCCTGCGCTTCCAGTCCGGGGACGTGATCAGGGTAGTGGGCATGTCCATCATGTCCGTCATGCAAACCATATTCACGGTGTTTGGCCTCTCCTACGCCACAGGATCGGCGGGCTTTGACAAAGCATCGATCCTGACGGTGAACGCCGTAGCTATTGGATTGTCGATGTTCGTGATGCCTTTGGCTGCGAAGCTCTCTGACAGAGTGGGGCGCAGGCCGCTTCTCCTGACGGCTGCCCTCGGCTGCTCGGTCACGATCTTCGCCTATTTCGCCGCGTTGTCCACCGGCAACATCATGCTGGTCTTTGCTGCAGCATTTGCCAACATGACGCTGCTCTATTCCTGCTTCAACGGCATCTGGCCAGCCTACTTCGCCGAGCTGTTCGCCTCACCGGTCCGTTATTCCGGCATGGCTTTGGGAAACCAGCTTGGTTTGGTGGTCGCTGGATTTGGACCGTTGATCGCCGGACTCCTCCTGGGTAAGGGCCACGACGGCTGGCTACCTGTCGCGGGCTTCGCGGTCCTCTGCATGCTCATCGCAGCAGTGGCAGCTTTCTTCTCCCGCGAAACGGCAAGAACGCCCATTGACGAGCTCGGCTCGCCGTACTGGCTTGGGGTGGCCGCTAGGAAACAGTAA
- a CDS encoding PaaX family transcriptional regulator C-terminal domain-containing protein, producing MSAVLDDMDSRPGSTTSLLRTVIGLYLREAGGWMSAKDIVVLMEALGTSGTVTRTALGRLRKKDVVLQETRDGIPGFTLTEGAATMLARGDRRIYNPISMSPSDPWCLVSFSIPETEREKRHQLRRRLHWIGCGTVAAGLWICPDTLRGEVEEILADLGLRGMATLFVTQTPLVGGTLQDAASAWWDLDSVAELHKDFIREHGAAVPEPDSDGIEATQGAFARYVQCIDRWRIIPYLDPGLPGTFLPEDWPGAEGTALFKRIVEAYAEPSAEFVRRTLEGSAMVTVS from the coding sequence GTGAGTGCCGTCCTTGACGATATGGACTCCCGTCCCGGGAGTACCACATCGTTGCTGCGAACAGTCATCGGCTTGTACTTGCGGGAAGCCGGCGGATGGATGTCGGCCAAGGACATCGTCGTCCTCATGGAGGCCCTGGGCACATCCGGGACAGTGACCCGGACGGCCCTGGGCCGCCTCCGGAAGAAGGACGTGGTGCTGCAGGAGACACGCGACGGGATACCCGGATTCACCCTGACCGAGGGAGCGGCCACCATGCTGGCCCGCGGCGACCGCCGCATTTACAACCCCATCAGCATGTCACCGTCCGATCCATGGTGCCTGGTGTCCTTTTCGATTCCGGAGACCGAGCGGGAGAAGCGCCATCAGTTGCGGCGAAGGCTCCACTGGATTGGGTGCGGGACTGTGGCCGCCGGCTTGTGGATTTGCCCGGATACCCTTCGCGGCGAGGTGGAGGAAATCCTTGCCGACCTCGGACTCCGAGGGATGGCAACCCTCTTCGTCACGCAAACCCCACTGGTGGGCGGCACCCTCCAGGACGCTGCGTCAGCTTGGTGGGATTTGGATTCGGTGGCGGAGCTGCACAAGGATTTCATCCGGGAGCACGGCGCCGCGGTGCCTGAACCGGACAGCGACGGGATCGAAGCGACCCAGGGGGCCTTTGCCAGGTACGTCCAATGCATCGACCGCTGGCGGATCATCCCCTACCTCGACCCCGGGCTGCCCGGTACATTCCTGCCTGAAGACTGGCCCGGGGCCGAAGGCACTGCGCTGTTCAAACGGATTGTGGAGGCCTACGCGGAACCAAGCGCGGAGTTCGTGCGCCGCACCTTGGAGGGAAGCGCGATGGTTACTGTTTCCTAG
- the kynU gene encoding kynureninase: MTTAQQTQWPTSAELDAADPLAAQREAFYTPDAGQLTSYLDGNSLGRPLKVTAASLQSFVQDAWGSRLIRGWDEQWMDEPTRVGDRIGEVALGAAPGQVTVGDSTSVMLYKLIRAAVDAQPGRDEIIIDRDNFPTDRFIIEGIAKERGASIKWIAANPSSGVRAADLDGLLGERTAVVVLSHVAYRSGFLADAKAITGKVHAAGALMLWDLCHSVGSVPLELDAWDVDLAVGCTYKYLNGGPGSPAFAYVNASRQDVLQQPIWGWMGADNPFGMTDSYRPAEGIRRFITGTPPVLAMQPINDMVELIASVGMDAVREKSVKLTEYAIALAEELLVPLGVEIVSPRDAAERGSHITVDHPLFADVTAKLWEQGVIPDFRPPHGLRIGLSPLSTSYAEVELGVTAIRDALAELL, encoded by the coding sequence ATGACTACCGCCCAGCAGACCCAATGGCCAACGTCGGCCGAGCTGGACGCCGCAGATCCACTCGCCGCCCAGCGTGAGGCCTTCTACACGCCCGACGCCGGGCAGCTCACCTCTTATCTGGACGGCAACTCACTCGGACGCCCGTTGAAGGTAACTGCTGCCAGCCTGCAGTCGTTTGTGCAAGACGCCTGGGGCAGCCGCCTGATCCGCGGCTGGGACGAACAATGGATGGATGAGCCTACTCGCGTGGGCGACCGCATTGGCGAAGTGGCGCTTGGTGCGGCGCCGGGGCAGGTCACTGTGGGCGACTCGACGTCGGTCATGCTCTACAAGCTGATTCGGGCAGCCGTAGATGCCCAGCCAGGGCGTGACGAGATCATCATTGACCGCGACAACTTCCCCACGGACCGCTTCATCATCGAAGGGATCGCCAAAGAACGTGGGGCAAGCATCAAATGGATCGCGGCCAACCCCTCCAGCGGTGTCCGTGCCGCGGATCTCGACGGGCTCCTGGGCGAGCGGACCGCCGTCGTGGTTCTTAGCCATGTGGCTTACCGCTCGGGGTTCCTTGCAGACGCGAAGGCAATCACCGGCAAAGTACATGCTGCCGGTGCCCTCATGCTCTGGGACCTGTGCCATTCCGTAGGTTCCGTGCCGTTGGAACTTGATGCTTGGGACGTTGACCTGGCCGTCGGCTGCACCTACAAGTACCTCAACGGTGGTCCGGGCTCCCCCGCGTTCGCATATGTCAACGCCTCACGGCAGGACGTGCTCCAGCAGCCAATTTGGGGCTGGATGGGGGCGGACAATCCGTTTGGCATGACGGATTCCTACCGCCCCGCAGAGGGAATCCGCCGGTTCATCACGGGTACTCCTCCGGTTCTTGCCATGCAGCCAATCAACGACATGGTGGAACTGATCGCCTCCGTGGGCATGGATGCGGTCCGGGAGAAGTCCGTCAAACTAACGGAGTACGCGATTGCCCTCGCCGAAGAACTCCTGGTGCCACTTGGCGTGGAAATCGTGAGCCCCCGCGATGCTGCCGAGCGTGGCTCGCACATCACGGTGGACCACCCGCTCTTTGCCGACGTCACAGCCAAACTGTGGGAGCAGGGCGTCATCCCTGACTTCCGTCCCCCGCATGGTCTGCGCATCGGCCTGTCTCCCTTGAGCACGAGCTACGCCGAGGTTGAGCTGGGAGTGACCGCTATCCGCGACGCCCTCGCCGAACTGCTGTGA
- the kynA gene encoding tryptophan 2,3-dioxygenase, with amino-acid sequence MEKPPVHSPQSVRHIEDSVRTDFRHAMSYGGYLDLDHLLSSQHPLSQPEHHDELLFIIQHQTSELWLKLVLHELLEARRLFDLDNLGKALKCIARVKAIQRTMTEQWSVLGTLTPREYAQFRGFLGSSSGFQSYQYRGVEFLLGNKNRGMLRVFESDPEAHALLSRLLEEPTLYDAFLAVLARAGYDIPADILERDTSEPWTFRKDLVPVFQKIYESDDTQWGLYEACEDLVDVEDNFQAWRFRHLRTVQRTIGFKVGTGGSSGVDFLKRALDLTFFPELYAVRTEIGN; translated from the coding sequence ATGGAAAAGCCCCCAGTCCATTCCCCCCAAAGTGTCCGCCACATTGAAGACTCTGTCCGCACCGATTTCCGGCATGCGATGTCCTATGGCGGCTATCTGGACCTGGACCACCTGCTCAGCTCCCAGCATCCGCTCAGCCAGCCGGAGCACCACGACGAACTGCTGTTCATCATCCAGCACCAGACCAGCGAGCTTTGGCTCAAGCTGGTCCTTCATGAGCTGCTGGAAGCCCGCAGGCTCTTTGACCTTGACAACCTTGGCAAGGCACTCAAGTGCATCGCCCGCGTCAAGGCCATCCAGCGCACCATGACCGAACAGTGGTCGGTCCTGGGTACGCTCACGCCTCGCGAGTATGCTCAGTTCCGCGGCTTCCTGGGCAGTTCCTCAGGTTTCCAGTCGTACCAATACCGTGGCGTTGAATTCCTGCTGGGCAACAAGAACCGTGGAATGCTGAGGGTCTTCGAAAGCGACCCCGAGGCACATGCCCTGCTCAGCAGGCTGCTGGAAGAGCCCACGCTGTATGACGCCTTCCTGGCGGTGCTCGCCCGCGCCGGATATGACATTCCGGCAGACATCCTTGAACGGGACACCAGCGAGCCCTGGACCTTCCGCAAGGATCTGGTCCCCGTCTTCCAGAAGATCTACGAATCGGACGATACCCAATGGGGGCTGTACGAGGCGTGCGAAGACCTGGTGGACGTCGAAGACAACTTCCAGGCCTGGCGGTTCCGCCACCTGCGTACGGTCCAGCGGACCATCGGGTTCAAGGTGGGCACCGGCGGCTCCTCAGGTGTCGACTTCCTCAAGCGCGCCCTTGATCTCACCTTCTTCCCCGAGCTGTACGCCGTCCGTACTGAGATCGGCAACTAA
- a CDS encoding HAD domain-containing protein, producing the protein MASNMPVSIYLDVDGVVNPFGPQGVTDWGGEWKIADAGILDVAFAPEAVAELNEISEHPLARFVWLTTWERLAPEFLCPAIGLKGEDWPVLSSQGWDQSPEWWKLGALQKDLAAIGADRFVWLDDQLGQESDARSWAEYHQDRVLCISPDPRKGLSRRDLASVRTFLG; encoded by the coding sequence ATGGCCTCCAACATGCCGGTGTCCATATATTTGGACGTCGACGGCGTGGTGAACCCGTTCGGACCCCAAGGCGTCACTGATTGGGGCGGCGAGTGGAAAATCGCCGACGCCGGCATCCTTGACGTCGCGTTCGCGCCGGAGGCAGTGGCCGAACTGAACGAGATCTCGGAGCATCCCCTCGCCCGTTTTGTTTGGCTTACCACCTGGGAACGCCTTGCCCCGGAGTTCCTCTGCCCTGCCATTGGACTGAAGGGCGAGGACTGGCCTGTCCTCTCCAGCCAGGGCTGGGACCAAAGCCCGGAATGGTGGAAACTCGGCGCGCTCCAGAAGGACCTGGCCGCGATTGGGGCTGATCGCTTCGTATGGCTGGACGACCAACTTGGCCAGGAGTCAGATGCCCGTTCCTGGGCCGAATACCACCAGGACCGTGTGCTTTGCATCTCACCGGATCCGCGTAAGGGGCTCTCCCGCCGCGATCTTGCCTCGGTCCGGACCTTCCTCGGTTGA
- a CDS encoding anion permease, protein MEITFMVALVIALALFFDFTNGFHDTANAMATPIATGAIKPKTAVALAAVLNLVGAFLSTEVAKTISGGLIREGSDGIHITPDIIFAGLMGAILWNMVTWLKGLPSSSSHALFGGLIGAAVVGIGVHSINFETVLQKVILPAVFAPLIAGAVAYLCTRLAYALTSRHDPETGDKLTQKRGGFRTGQIFTSSLVALAHGTNDAQKTMGIITLVLIAAGTQAPGSGPQFWVVTACALAIAIGTYAGGWRIIRTMGSGLTEVKPAQGFSAETSTASAILASSHLGFALSTTQVASGSVIGSGLGRKGTSVRWGTAGKIALGWLFTLPASAIVGGLTALLVNIGVVGVVIAAVVGSAAVVFMFVASRKSHVGHHNAVEVEEAGHAVKFSKKKKTRKSVNNKDVQR, encoded by the coding sequence GTGGAAATCACCTTCATGGTCGCGCTTGTCATAGCGTTGGCCCTATTCTTTGACTTCACCAACGGCTTTCATGACACAGCCAATGCGATGGCTACGCCTATCGCTACGGGGGCGATCAAGCCCAAGACGGCGGTTGCCCTGGCTGCCGTGCTCAACCTTGTTGGGGCGTTCCTATCAACTGAAGTGGCAAAAACCATTTCCGGTGGACTCATCCGGGAAGGCTCGGACGGTATCCACATCACGCCGGACATCATCTTTGCCGGCCTGATGGGTGCAATCCTCTGGAACATGGTCACCTGGCTCAAGGGCCTGCCCTCCAGTTCCTCCCACGCACTGTTCGGCGGCCTCATCGGCGCCGCCGTGGTGGGTATCGGAGTACACTCCATCAACTTTGAAACAGTGCTGCAGAAGGTGATCCTGCCGGCTGTCTTCGCACCACTCATCGCCGGCGCCGTGGCATACCTTTGCACGCGCCTGGCCTATGCGCTGACGTCCCGCCATGACCCGGAAACGGGCGACAAGCTCACGCAGAAACGCGGCGGTTTCCGGACAGGCCAGATCTTCACGTCCAGCCTCGTCGCCCTCGCGCACGGCACCAATGACGCCCAGAAGACCATGGGCATCATCACCCTGGTCCTCATCGCCGCAGGTACGCAGGCGCCTGGATCCGGTCCCCAGTTCTGGGTCGTGACCGCCTGTGCCCTGGCGATCGCCATCGGTACGTACGCCGGCGGATGGCGCATCATCCGCACCATGGGTTCGGGCTTGACCGAAGTGAAGCCTGCTCAAGGATTCTCAGCGGAGACCAGCACGGCCTCCGCCATCCTGGCTTCTTCCCATTTGGGGTTCGCGCTCTCCACCACGCAGGTCGCCTCCGGCTCGGTCATTGGTTCCGGCTTGGGCCGAAAGGGCACCTCCGTGCGCTGGGGCACTGCGGGCAAGATCGCTTTGGGTTGGCTGTTTACCCTGCCGGCATCGGCCATCGTGGGCGGACTTACCGCTCTGCTGGTGAACATCGGCGTCGTGGGCGTGGTCATTGCCGCCGTCGTAGGTAGCGCCGCCGTGGTCTTCATGTTTGTTGCGTCGCGCAAATCGCATGTCGGCCACCACAACGCAGTGGAAGTCGAAGAGGCCGGCCACGCCGTGAAGTTCAGCAAGAAGAAGAAAACCCGAAAGTCCGTCAACAACAAGGATGTGCAGCGATGA